Genomic DNA from Elusimicrobiales bacterium:
CAACAACATACAGGTGCGCAATAACGTTCTGCTGGCGCAGGCATATCTCAAAAACGCGATGAATTTGGTTGACGCGCCGGATTTCTCCATCAGCGACAATATGGATTTTGTCAAATATCCCGTCAATCTTGCCGAAATGCTGGCGAAAGCCTATGCCCAGCGCCCGGATTTGCGCTCGCTTGAATATCAGGCAAAGGCGGCGGAGCAGTCGCTTAAAAGCGCCGCCATGGACAGGCTGCCGGCGCTAAACGGCTCGGCGGGATACGGATTTGCGGGGACGCAGTCGCCCATATCGCGCGGCTGGAACGCGGGGCTTTCGCTTTCGGCGGATTTGTTCACCGGGCTGCGCAAATCCGCCCGCGTGGCCGAACTGGAAAACCGGCTGGCCGCGCTGCGCTCCAGGATGGATTCTCTTAAGCTGTCCATGGATTTGGACGTTAAAACCCAGTATCTGGCGCTGACGCGGCTGGAGCAGGCCATAGCCACCGCCAAAGAGCAGGTGCGCGCGGCCACGGAAAATCTGGACATCGCAAACGTCCGCTACCAGACCGGCCTCAGCGCGCCGGTGGAAATTTCGGACGCGACGGTAACATACAACAACGCGAAGATGAATTTATTGCAGTCGCTCTACGATTACAAAACGGCCCAGGCCGATATGGAGCGCGCAACCGGGAGCAGATGATGATAAAAAATATCGCGGTTATTCTGGCATTGGCGGCGGCGTGCGGCTGCCACAAAAAACAGGCCGGCACGGAGGACAAGTCTGTTCCCGTTTCCGTGGTGAAGGCCGCGCAAAAAGACGTTCCCATAGTGCTAAACGCCACCGGCACGGTGGAGCCGATAAAAACCGTCAAGGTCATGGCGCAGGTGGACAGCCGCGTCACCAAAATCCATATCAAAGACGGGCAGCGGCTCAAGCAGGGCGACCTTATAATGGAACTGGATGCCGAGCCTGCCCGCCAGGCGCTGGCCAAGGCCAAAGCCCAGCTTGCCCAAGACATGGACAGCATGGCTTATTCCAAAGTCCAGGCCCAGCGCTATAACGAGCTGGTCGCAAAAGGCGCCGCCGCCCAGGCCGACGCGGACCAGAACGACACCGCCTATAAAACCGATTCCGCAAAAGTGGACGCGGACAGGGCCGCCGTCGCCCAGGCGCAGATAGACCTGGATTACACGCAGATAATTTCGCCCATGGACGGCAAGGCCGGCTCGCTTCAGGTGCACGAGGGCGACATGACGCAGAAAAACTCCACCACTTTGATAGTGGTCAACCAGATGTCTCCCATATACGTCAAATTCTCGGTGCCGGAGAAATACATCCAGCAGGTGCAGACGGCAAAGCACGCCGGAACCGTGCCGATTTCCGCCGCGCCCGAAGGCGCGCAAAGCGCCGCCGGAACGTTGGTTTTCGTTGATAACGCCGTCAACAGCGACACGGGGATGATAATGCTGC
This window encodes:
- a CDS encoding TolC family protein; this translates as MKALILLLGFAPAAFAGGPIVAGSTVTLEQCVGIALGNDPDMQSLSYTEQAQRDVYAQTKSGYLPYLSAEAGFASNKSSQLNEADRYTTIGDYDSKSAALSLKQLVFDFGKTPAAMRAASSGAESARQDIETQAIAVANQVKKSYYAVLFSVRGLALSDEILEQYRKNLSYANAHYEAKIKPRYDVTKAEADLSGQMLNNIQVRNNVLLAQAYLKNAMNLVDAPDFSISDNMDFVKYPVNLAEMLAKAYAQRPDLRSLEYQAKAAEQSLKSAAMDRLPALNGSAGYGFAGTQSPISRGWNAGLSLSADLFTGLRKSARVAELENRLAALRSRMDSLKLSMDLDVKTQYLALTRLEQAIATAKEQVRAATENLDIANVRYQTGLSAPVEISDATVTYNNAKMNLLQSLYDYKTAQADMERATGSR
- a CDS encoding efflux RND transporter periplasmic adaptor subunit, with translation MIKNIAVILALAAACGCHKKQAGTEDKSVPVSVVKAAQKDVPIVLNATGTVEPIKTVKVMAQVDSRVTKIHIKDGQRLKQGDLIMELDAEPARQALAKAKAQLAQDMDSMAYSKVQAQRYNELVAKGAAAQADADQNDTAYKTDSAKVDADRAAVAQAQIDLDYTQIISPMDGKAGSLQVHEGDMTQKNSTTLIVVNQMSPIYVKFSVPEKYIQQVQTAKHAGTVPISAAPEGAQSAAGTLVFVDNAVNSDTGMIMLRGSFPNKREILWPGQFAAVTMTLGTEKGAVTLPSAAVMSSQDGKSVFVLNPNNTVSLRKVAVDRVYGDDCVITNGLAKGDTVVSDGQILLKDGAAVEIKTAVPQQ